In a genomic window of Melanotaenia boesemani isolate fMelBoe1 chromosome 1, fMelBoe1.pri, whole genome shotgun sequence:
- the tpma gene encoding tropomyosin alpha-1 chain isoform X5 → MDAIKKKMQMLKLDKENALDRAEQAESDKKAAEDRSKQLEDDLVALQKKLKATEDELDKYSEALKDAQEKLELAEKKATDAEGDVASLNRRIQLVEEELDRAQERLATALTKLEEAEKAADESERGMKVIENRAMKDEEKMELQEIQLKEAKHIAEEADRKYEEVARKLVIIESDLERTEERAELSEGKCSELEEELKTVQNNLKSLEAQAEKYSQKEDKYEEEIKVLTDKLKEAETRAEFAERSVAKLEKTIDDLEDHLYKQLEKNRLLTNELRVALNEA, encoded by the exons ATGGATGCCATCAAGAAGAAGATGCAGATGCTCAAGCTCGACAAGGAGAATGCCTTGGACAGAGCTGAGCAGGCCGAGTCAGACAAGAAAGCAGCGGAGGACAGAAGCAAACAG CTTGAGGATGACCTGGTAGCAttgcagaagaagctgaaggCAACTGAGGATGAGTTGGACAAGTACTCTGAAGCCCTGAAGGATGCCCAGGAGAAACTGGAGCTCGCTGAGAAGAAAGCCACAGAT GCTGAGGGTGATGTAGCTTCCCTGAACAGACGTATCCAGCTGGTTGAGGAGGAGTTGGACCGTGCTCAGGAGCGTCTGGCCACAGCTCTGACCAAGCTGGAGGAGGCTGAGAAGGCTGCTGATGAGAGTGAGAG AGGCATGAAAGTCATTGAGAACAGGGCAATGAAGGATGAGGAGAAGATGGAGCTGCAGGAGATCCAGCTTAAAGAGGCCAAACACATTGCTGAGGAGGCTGATCGCAAATATGAGGAG GTGGCCCGTAAGCTGGTGATCATTGAGAGTGACTTGGAACGTACAGAGGAGCGTGCTGAGCTGTCTGAGGG CAAATGCTCAGAGCTTGAGGAGGAGCTGAAAACCGTGCAGAACAACCTGAAGTCTCTGGAGGCTCAGGCAGAAAAG TACTCACAGAAGGAGGACAAGTACGAGGAGGAGATCAAGGTTCTCACAGACAAGCTGAAGGAG GCTGAGACCCGTGCTGAGTTCGCTGAGAGATCAGTCGCCAAGCTGGAGAAGACCATTGATGACCTGGAGG ACCATCTTTACAAGCAGCTTGAGAAAAATCGTCTTCTGACCAATGAACTGAGAGTAGCCTTAAATGAGGCGTAA
- the tpma gene encoding tropomyosin alpha-1 chain isoform X1, which translates to MDAIKKKMQMLKLDKENALDRAEQAESDKKAAEDRSKQLEDDLVALQKKLKATEDELDKYSEALKDAQEKLELAEKKATDAEGDVASLNRRIQLVEEELDRAQERLATALTKLEEAEKAADESERGMKVIENRAMKDEEKMELQEIQLKEAKHIAEEADRKYEEVARKLVIIESDLERTEERAELSEGKCSELEEELKTVQNNLKSLEAQAEKYSQKEDKYEEEIKVLTDKLKEAETRAEFAERSVAKLEKTIDDLEAKLFHPSLQKLVEHHHFSPVQHSPTFSVFFISAFLLILCHNCTLGHRCQHPLFHLSYRLLSHNVFCKINILTSMSALSLSPAMFLYFHLSYPPFFFFFFFFFFFFFFFFFFLDLSSMCLIYFVE; encoded by the exons ATGGATGCCATCAAGAAGAAGATGCAGATGCTCAAGCTCGACAAGGAGAATGCCTTGGACAGAGCTGAGCAGGCCGAGTCAGACAAGAAAGCAGCGGAGGACAGAAGCAAACAG CTTGAGGATGACCTGGTAGCAttgcagaagaagctgaaggCAACTGAGGATGAGTTGGACAAGTACTCTGAAGCCCTGAAGGATGCCCAGGAGAAACTGGAGCTCGCTGAGAAGAAAGCCACAGAT GCTGAGGGTGATGTAGCTTCCCTGAACAGACGTATCCAGCTGGTTGAGGAGGAGTTGGACCGTGCTCAGGAGCGTCTGGCCACAGCTCTGACCAAGCTGGAGGAGGCTGAGAAGGCTGCTGATGAGAGTGAGAG AGGCATGAAAGTCATTGAGAACAGGGCAATGAAGGATGAGGAGAAGATGGAGCTGCAGGAGATCCAGCTTAAAGAGGCCAAACACATTGCTGAGGAGGCTGATCGCAAATATGAGGAG GTGGCCCGTAAGCTGGTGATCATTGAGAGTGACTTGGAACGTACAGAGGAGCGTGCTGAGCTGTCTGAGGG CAAATGCTCAGAGCTTGAGGAGGAGCTGAAAACCGTGCAGAACAACCTGAAGTCTCTGGAGGCTCAGGCAGAAAAG TACTCACAGAAGGAGGACAAGTACGAGGAGGAGATCAAGGTTCTCACAGACAAGCTGAAGGAG GCTGAGACCCGTGCTGAGTTCGCTGAGAGATCAGTCGCCAAGCTGGAGAAGACCATTGATGACCTGGAGG CTAAACTTTTTCACCCCTCACTCCAGAAGCTGGTTGAGCATCATCATTTCTCTCCTGTGCAGCACAGCCCaactttttctgtcttcttcatttctgcatttcttttaatactCTGCCACAACTGCACATTGGGCCATCGCTGCCAGCATCCATTGTTCCATCTCTCATACAGACTTTTGAGCCataatgttttctgtaaaataaacattcttaCATCTATGTCAGCCCTTTCCCTTTCTCCTGcgatgtttctttatttccatttgtcctatcctcctttttttttctttttttttttttttttttttttttttttttttttttttttttttcttgatttgtcttctatgtgtttaatttattttgtcgaGTAG
- the tpma gene encoding tropomyosin alpha-1 chain isoform X4, which produces MDAIKKKMQMLKLDKENALDRAEQAESDKKAAEDRSKQLEDDLVALQKKLKATEDELDKYSEALKDAQEKLELAEKKATDAEGDVASLNRRIQLVEEELDRAQERLATALTKLEEAEKAADESERGMKVIENRAMKDEEKMELQEIQLKEAKHIAEEADRKYEEVARKLVIIESDLERTEERAELSEGKCSELEEELKTVQNNLKSLEAQAEKYSQKEDKYEEEIKVLTDKLKEAETRAEFAERSVAKLEKTIDDLEDELYAQKLKYKAISEELDHALNDMTSI; this is translated from the exons ATGGATGCCATCAAGAAGAAGATGCAGATGCTCAAGCTCGACAAGGAGAATGCCTTGGACAGAGCTGAGCAGGCCGAGTCAGACAAGAAAGCAGCGGAGGACAGAAGCAAACAG CTTGAGGATGACCTGGTAGCAttgcagaagaagctgaaggCAACTGAGGATGAGTTGGACAAGTACTCTGAAGCCCTGAAGGATGCCCAGGAGAAACTGGAGCTCGCTGAGAAGAAAGCCACAGAT GCTGAGGGTGATGTAGCTTCCCTGAACAGACGTATCCAGCTGGTTGAGGAGGAGTTGGACCGTGCTCAGGAGCGTCTGGCCACAGCTCTGACCAAGCTGGAGGAGGCTGAGAAGGCTGCTGATGAGAGTGAGAG AGGCATGAAAGTCATTGAGAACAGGGCAATGAAGGATGAGGAGAAGATGGAGCTGCAGGAGATCCAGCTTAAAGAGGCCAAACACATTGCTGAGGAGGCTGATCGCAAATATGAGGAG GTGGCCCGTAAGCTGGTGATCATTGAGAGTGACTTGGAACGTACAGAGGAGCGTGCTGAGCTGTCTGAGGG CAAATGCTCAGAGCTTGAGGAGGAGCTGAAAACCGTGCAGAACAACCTGAAGTCTCTGGAGGCTCAGGCAGAAAAG TACTCACAGAAGGAGGACAAGTACGAGGAGGAGATCAAGGTTCTCACAGACAAGCTGAAGGAG GCTGAGACCCGTGCTGAGTTCGCTGAGAGATCAGTCGCCAAGCTGGAGAAGACCATTGATGACCTGGAGG ATGAGCTGTATGCCCAGAAACTGAAGTACAAGGCCATCAGTGAAGAGCTGGACCACGCCCTCAACGACATGACTTCCAT CTAA
- the tpma gene encoding tropomyosin alpha-1 chain isoform X3 yields the protein MDAIKKKMQMLKLDKENALDRAEQAESDKKAAEDRSKQLEDDLVALQKKLKATEDELDKYSEALKDAQEKLELAEKKATDAEGDVASLNRRIQLVEEELDRAQERLATALTKLEEAEKAADESERGMKVIENRAMKDEEKMELQEIQLKEAKHIAEEADRKYEEVARKLVIIESDLERTEERAELSEGKCSELEEELKTVQNNLKSLEAQAEKYSQKEDKYEEEIKVLTDKLKEAETRAEFAERSVAKLEKTIDDLEDKLTRAKEEGLNIKQMLDQTLMEMVNI from the exons ATGGATGCCATCAAGAAGAAGATGCAGATGCTCAAGCTCGACAAGGAGAATGCCTTGGACAGAGCTGAGCAGGCCGAGTCAGACAAGAAAGCAGCGGAGGACAGAAGCAAACAG CTTGAGGATGACCTGGTAGCAttgcagaagaagctgaaggCAACTGAGGATGAGTTGGACAAGTACTCTGAAGCCCTGAAGGATGCCCAGGAGAAACTGGAGCTCGCTGAGAAGAAAGCCACAGAT GCTGAGGGTGATGTAGCTTCCCTGAACAGACGTATCCAGCTGGTTGAGGAGGAGTTGGACCGTGCTCAGGAGCGTCTGGCCACAGCTCTGACCAAGCTGGAGGAGGCTGAGAAGGCTGCTGATGAGAGTGAGAG AGGCATGAAAGTCATTGAGAACAGGGCAATGAAGGATGAGGAGAAGATGGAGCTGCAGGAGATCCAGCTTAAAGAGGCCAAACACATTGCTGAGGAGGCTGATCGCAAATATGAGGAG GTGGCCCGTAAGCTGGTGATCATTGAGAGTGACTTGGAACGTACAGAGGAGCGTGCTGAGCTGTCTGAGGG CAAATGCTCAGAGCTTGAGGAGGAGCTGAAAACCGTGCAGAACAACCTGAAGTCTCTGGAGGCTCAGGCAGAAAAG TACTCACAGAAGGAGGACAAGTACGAGGAGGAGATCAAGGTTCTCACAGACAAGCTGAAGGAG GCTGAGACCCGTGCTGAGTTCGCTGAGAGATCAGTCGCCAAGCTGGAGAAGACCATTGATGACCTGGAGG ATAAACTCACACGTGCTAAAGAAGAAGGCCTGAACATAAAGCAGATGCTGGATCAGACTCTTATGGAAATGGTTAATATTTGA
- the tpma gene encoding tropomyosin alpha-1 chain isoform X6 — MAAGSSLEAVKKKIKSLQEQADAAEERAALLQRELNQERSARETAEGDVASLNRRIQLVEEELDRAQERLATALTKLEEAEKAADESERGMKVIENRAMKDEEKMELQEIQLKEAKHIAEEADRKYEEVARKLVIIESDLERTEERAELSEGKCSELEEELKTVQNNLKSLEAQAEKYSQKEDKYEEEIKVLTDKLKEAETRAEFAERSVAKLEKTIDDLEDKLTRAKEEGLNIKQMLDQTLMEMVNI; from the exons ATGGCCGCTGGGAGCTCCCTGGAAGCCGTGAAGAAGAAAATCAAGTCGTTGCAGGAGCAGGCCGATGCGGCGGAGGAACGGGCAGCGTTGTTACAGCGGGAACTGAACCAGGAGAGGAGCGCGAGGGAAACT GCTGAGGGTGATGTAGCTTCCCTGAACAGACGTATCCAGCTGGTTGAGGAGGAGTTGGACCGTGCTCAGGAGCGTCTGGCCACAGCTCTGACCAAGCTGGAGGAGGCTGAGAAGGCTGCTGATGAGAGTGAGAG AGGCATGAAAGTCATTGAGAACAGGGCAATGAAGGATGAGGAGAAGATGGAGCTGCAGGAGATCCAGCTTAAAGAGGCCAAACACATTGCTGAGGAGGCTGATCGCAAATATGAGGAG GTGGCCCGTAAGCTGGTGATCATTGAGAGTGACTTGGAACGTACAGAGGAGCGTGCTGAGCTGTCTGAGGG CAAATGCTCAGAGCTTGAGGAGGAGCTGAAAACCGTGCAGAACAACCTGAAGTCTCTGGAGGCTCAGGCAGAAAAG TACTCACAGAAGGAGGACAAGTACGAGGAGGAGATCAAGGTTCTCACAGACAAGCTGAAGGAG GCTGAGACCCGTGCTGAGTTCGCTGAGAGATCAGTCGCCAAGCTGGAGAAGACCATTGATGACCTGGAGG ATAAACTCACACGTGCTAAAGAAGAAGGCCTGAACATAAAGCAGATGCTGGATCAGACTCTTATGGAAATGGTTAATATTTGA
- the tpma gene encoding tropomyosin alpha-1 chain isoform X8: protein MAAGSSLEAVKKKIKSLQEQADAAEERAALLQRELNQERSARETAEGDVASLNRRIQLVEEELDRAQERLATALTKLEEAEKAADESERGMKVIENRAMKDEEKMELQEIQLKEAKHIAEEADRKYEEVARKLVIIESDLERTEERAELSEGKCSELEEELKTVQNNLKSLEAQAEKYSQKEDKYEEEIKVLTDKLKEAETRAEFAERSVAKLEKTIDDLEDHLYKQLEKNRLLTNELRVALNEA from the exons ATGGCCGCTGGGAGCTCCCTGGAAGCCGTGAAGAAGAAAATCAAGTCGTTGCAGGAGCAGGCCGATGCGGCGGAGGAACGGGCAGCGTTGTTACAGCGGGAACTGAACCAGGAGAGGAGCGCGAGGGAAACT GCTGAGGGTGATGTAGCTTCCCTGAACAGACGTATCCAGCTGGTTGAGGAGGAGTTGGACCGTGCTCAGGAGCGTCTGGCCACAGCTCTGACCAAGCTGGAGGAGGCTGAGAAGGCTGCTGATGAGAGTGAGAG AGGCATGAAAGTCATTGAGAACAGGGCAATGAAGGATGAGGAGAAGATGGAGCTGCAGGAGATCCAGCTTAAAGAGGCCAAACACATTGCTGAGGAGGCTGATCGCAAATATGAGGAG GTGGCCCGTAAGCTGGTGATCATTGAGAGTGACTTGGAACGTACAGAGGAGCGTGCTGAGCTGTCTGAGGG CAAATGCTCAGAGCTTGAGGAGGAGCTGAAAACCGTGCAGAACAACCTGAAGTCTCTGGAGGCTCAGGCAGAAAAG TACTCACAGAAGGAGGACAAGTACGAGGAGGAGATCAAGGTTCTCACAGACAAGCTGAAGGAG GCTGAGACCCGTGCTGAGTTCGCTGAGAGATCAGTCGCCAAGCTGGAGAAGACCATTGATGACCTGGAGG ACCATCTTTACAAGCAGCTTGAGAAAAATCGTCTTCTGACCAATGAACTGAGAGTAGCCTTAAATGAGGCGTAA
- the tpma gene encoding tropomyosin alpha-1 chain isoform X2, producing MAAGSSLEAVKKKIKSLQEQADAAEERAALLQRELNQERSARETAEGDVASLNRRIQLVEEELDRAQERLATALTKLEEAEKAADESERGMKVIENRAMKDEEKMELQEIQLKEAKHIAEEADRKYEEVARKLVIIESDLERTEERAELSEGKCSELEEELKTVQNNLKSLEAQAEKYSQKEDKYEEEIKVLTDKLKEAETRAEFAERSVAKLEKTIDDLEAKLFHPSLQKLVEHHHFSPVQHSPTFSVFFISAFLLILCHNCTLGHRCQHPLFHLSYRLLSHNVFCKINILTSMSALSLSPAMFLYFHLSYPPFFFFFFFFFFFFFFFFFFLDLSSMCLIYFVE from the exons ATGGCCGCTGGGAGCTCCCTGGAAGCCGTGAAGAAGAAAATCAAGTCGTTGCAGGAGCAGGCCGATGCGGCGGAGGAACGGGCAGCGTTGTTACAGCGGGAACTGAACCAGGAGAGGAGCGCGAGGGAAACT GCTGAGGGTGATGTAGCTTCCCTGAACAGACGTATCCAGCTGGTTGAGGAGGAGTTGGACCGTGCTCAGGAGCGTCTGGCCACAGCTCTGACCAAGCTGGAGGAGGCTGAGAAGGCTGCTGATGAGAGTGAGAG AGGCATGAAAGTCATTGAGAACAGGGCAATGAAGGATGAGGAGAAGATGGAGCTGCAGGAGATCCAGCTTAAAGAGGCCAAACACATTGCTGAGGAGGCTGATCGCAAATATGAGGAG GTGGCCCGTAAGCTGGTGATCATTGAGAGTGACTTGGAACGTACAGAGGAGCGTGCTGAGCTGTCTGAGGG CAAATGCTCAGAGCTTGAGGAGGAGCTGAAAACCGTGCAGAACAACCTGAAGTCTCTGGAGGCTCAGGCAGAAAAG TACTCACAGAAGGAGGACAAGTACGAGGAGGAGATCAAGGTTCTCACAGACAAGCTGAAGGAG GCTGAGACCCGTGCTGAGTTCGCTGAGAGATCAGTCGCCAAGCTGGAGAAGACCATTGATGACCTGGAGG CTAAACTTTTTCACCCCTCACTCCAGAAGCTGGTTGAGCATCATCATTTCTCTCCTGTGCAGCACAGCCCaactttttctgtcttcttcatttctgcatttcttttaatactCTGCCACAACTGCACATTGGGCCATCGCTGCCAGCATCCATTGTTCCATCTCTCATACAGACTTTTGAGCCataatgttttctgtaaaataaacattcttaCATCTATGTCAGCCCTTTCCCTTTCTCCTGcgatgtttctttatttccatttgtcctatcctcctttttttttctttttttttttttttttttttttttttttttttttttttttttttcttgatttgtcttctatgtgtttaatttattttgtcgaGTAG
- the tpma gene encoding tropomyosin alpha-1 chain isoform X7, with translation MAAGSSLEAVKKKIKSLQEQADAAEERAALLQRELNQERSARETAEGDVASLNRRIQLVEEELDRAQERLATALTKLEEAEKAADESERGMKVIENRAMKDEEKMELQEIQLKEAKHIAEEADRKYEEVARKLVIIESDLERTEERAELSEGKCSELEEELKTVQNNLKSLEAQAEKYSQKEDKYEEEIKVLTDKLKEAETRAEFAERSVAKLEKTIDDLEDELYAQKLKYKAISEELDHALNDMTSM, from the exons ATGGCCGCTGGGAGCTCCCTGGAAGCCGTGAAGAAGAAAATCAAGTCGTTGCAGGAGCAGGCCGATGCGGCGGAGGAACGGGCAGCGTTGTTACAGCGGGAACTGAACCAGGAGAGGAGCGCGAGGGAAACT GCTGAGGGTGATGTAGCTTCCCTGAACAGACGTATCCAGCTGGTTGAGGAGGAGTTGGACCGTGCTCAGGAGCGTCTGGCCACAGCTCTGACCAAGCTGGAGGAGGCTGAGAAGGCTGCTGATGAGAGTGAGAG AGGCATGAAAGTCATTGAGAACAGGGCAATGAAGGATGAGGAGAAGATGGAGCTGCAGGAGATCCAGCTTAAAGAGGCCAAACACATTGCTGAGGAGGCTGATCGCAAATATGAGGAG GTGGCCCGTAAGCTGGTGATCATTGAGAGTGACTTGGAACGTACAGAGGAGCGTGCTGAGCTGTCTGAGGG CAAATGCTCAGAGCTTGAGGAGGAGCTGAAAACCGTGCAGAACAACCTGAAGTCTCTGGAGGCTCAGGCAGAAAAG TACTCACAGAAGGAGGACAAGTACGAGGAGGAGATCAAGGTTCTCACAGACAAGCTGAAGGAG GCTGAGACCCGTGCTGAGTTCGCTGAGAGATCAGTCGCCAAGCTGGAGAAGACCATTGATGACCTGGAGG ATGAGCTGTATGCCCAGAAACTGAAGTACAAGGCCATCAGTGAAGAGCTGGACCACGCCCTCAACGACATGACTTCCATGTAA
- the fbxo22 gene encoding F-box only protein 22 → MSENQELSDTLLDSKASYVLSNVAEVVERILTFIPTKSLLRIASVCRLWRNTARRVLRTQQQLAWVSACGPSTTDVHSLCNILAEEVEKVFLLPKTVLAMVDCEAFNGQAYCYRQNKAKRSRHCPDTAENLNLLFPKGCDILGITTPGIVLTPTGSRSSPPREYQEGEAGFALMFPSTEGVHIKPFHFCKKTISQTTLKEAGLVDNPELRVVLVFVYEAYRSGGARFLNQILEPLAKSKALIAGGLVESVFSPPRHCCSQGAYGVVGLALSGPKVQGASVLLDRDVGTAKAAEATVQRLKAAKIPEKNTLGFMFACVGRGQNYYFNQANVEADAFHKVFPNTPLFGLFGNGEIGCDRIVKDDYTLCDNDMDGLQHEYTTVMTLVHLG, encoded by the exons ATGAGTGAAAATCAAGAGTTAAGTGACACTTTACTTGACAGCAAAGCATCATACGTACTCAGCAATGTTGCTGAAGTAGTTGAGAGAATTCTGACGTTCATACCAACCAAATCGCTGCTCCGGATCGCGAG TGTGTGCAGGCTGTGGAGAAACACTGCCCGCAGAGTGCTCAGGACTCAGCAGCAGCTGGCCTGGGTGTCAGCATGTGGACCCTCCACCACAGATGTCCACTCTCTCTGCAACATCTTGGCTGAAGAAGTGGAG AAAGTATTTCTCCTGCCTAAAACAGTTCTAGCAATGGTAGACTGTGAGGCCTTCAATGGACAAGCTTATTGCTACAGACAGAACAAAG CAAAAAGAAGTCGCCACTGTCCAGATACAGCTGAAAACCTGAACCTGCTTTTCCCTAAAGGCTGTGACATCTTGGGCATCACTACGCCAGGCATTGTGT TGACTCCGACTGGCTCTCGCTCCAGCCCTCCTCGAGAGTACCAGGAGGGGGAGGCTGGCTTTGCACTCATGTTCCCCAGCACTGAGGGAGTCCACATCAAGCCCTTTCACTTTTGTAAGAAGACCATCTCCCAGACAACCCTGAAAGAAGCAG GACTAGTAGACAATCCAGAGCTACGTGTAGTGCTGGTGTTTGTCTATGAGGCATATAGATCTGGAGGAGCACGGTTCCTCAACCAGATTCTAGAGCCGCTGGCCAAGAGCAAGGCTTTAATTGCAGGAGGGTTGGTAGAAAGTGTTTTCTCACCTCCCAGGCACTG CTGCAGCCAGGGAGCCTATGGTGTGGTGGGCCTGGCTCTGAGCGGCCCTAAAGTACAGGGGGCATCTGTGCTCTTGGACAGAGATGTCGGCACCGCAAAGGCGGCCGAAGCAACAGTCCAGCGACTAAAAGCAGCCAAAATTCCAGAGAAAAACACTCTGGGTTTCATGTTTGCCTGCGTGGGGAGAGGCCAGAACTACTACTTCAACCAGGCCAACGTAGAGGCAGACGCTTTTCACAAGGTGTTTCCCAACACGCCTCTTTTTGGTCTTTTCGGCAATGGGGAGATTGGCTGCGACCGCATCGTTAAAGATGACTACACGTTGTGCGACAACGATATGGATGGCCTGCAGCATGAGTACACCACTGTCATGACTCTGGTCCATCTAGGCTGA